A single genomic interval of Asterias amurensis chromosome 1, ASM3211899v1 harbors:
- the LOC139934943 gene encoding uncharacterized protein isoform X2 translates to MKECSRKLTSFAKRGEAHLSLEAMQESPITSNLKGNRQLRKSVRLSTKLSKSSKKPKTECEGDADVSVSDEPGTKVTDQPDGSVPNRALAEANVCSKKRKKRMHSKSSSIKKKRSKHSTEDEDEQSDWREESPLRTRKNMSEERRALHRVHERQRHQSLNDAIQELVKVLPPGDVYRNVTKFNVLRKANDYIDFLQSKINKLCLAESIEQKREDCWLSFNVPLKATIDGKELKVPASTPISPKLLCDIKRSAKIVSVNQQADKFAWRPDKVRTPQTPLPRYSGLRSKKIPHEKPNPFVTQNTPAYGFYKDVPYKCFSKIPEKLPQKVPHTDLGDHSSDVPYMDPGSYSKMAPHNNPGGYSKKVFHTDLGGHPEHVSHMEPGIYSKNVCNKNSGVSSKRVSRRDLGSYSEKVPLMDLGIHSVDVPPMDPEGYSKKVEHKNPRSSSEEVSHTDPGDYCEDVPHTISGSYSEKVPHNNPGGYSKMVPNTNLGYSVKVPHKDPGGFSREVSHMDLSPPTPQNEDVFESDQGELVVDEEQMPPRKSDVVEIDNLCTFKQIPKESSVSLPIVSRMSSQRRKMKNPCQRKVASLGHAPSTSLDREQRKRLLDYYISGDSSPDSAYSAPANMFRPGWLSPSSANAKSGSNVESEGETSFQTPSSNHLEHSYSADSRQSYPNSEARLPSELSSVSDNVNQPVESSQDNSPEIMASQVKTHSTGPGYLCASDRFVSYCQIDQDHKSNATSTARPTKETTLVKNGDLGCSRVLQTKELTQPMIATPVPLLYSNINDSTNPSAKSTSLMGTASNDTATTTPCRSLTSSSSLPPAEASFLPSSNMMTTTTSGIVPNLYSSATATALVNQSTTTGATFPSQIIKMSKSSENKVLHYSIILPTSIVNPSTVPTLQPTLTKQPILSRKTESLQSFTFMPSTLAQYSQAATTPKTPTSCETALLQYSTVYPAAPVHQSAKPAKLPIRNNWTSQTSSSGSHRYLTFVPTTQMPKNKSATNLPSTSFRTSVVPEQPTVLPDAVVRHCGVPNKNAALLSSAKTLHYSTVLPNTQIYYTTATSKVITTQHLRTTTASVAPLLFSNTVVCQSTAASTVPVQKMLMTSRENTLLQSPTVFSSLMTQRDSEKLTFMPTSHQQVASTSTLPVPCSVDKTSASHCAAPVLSKVTTSTMATATAMTTNTTPVSRTLPQILPNTILHHTTVPTTQPLETAQIMTACETAKNYVTATTSSQTTVSPTSTTSEQTTPQGFVPIQPATTESTDTAPTAPAFQQVTIYEAAVDVIPQNNQATVAIAQTLVVDASCLQFEESESPLEIPSGSESPTLTPTAASGCSLRRSWINGYQLFTKVNHPKFREKWPELQGRDITKLLGQVWKELPGDSKKHYSRRACEWNQWHRRKREPKNKRGKEE, encoded by the exons atgaaagaatGTTCACGAAAGCTCACGAGTTTTGCG AAACGAGGCGAGGCTCACCTGTCTTTAGAGGCAATGCAAGAATCCCCAATTACTTCAAACTTGAAGGGCAATAGACAGCTGCGCAAATCTGTCAGG TTAAGCACAAAGCTCAGCAAATCTTCCAAAAAGCCAAAAACCGAATGCGAGGGGGATGCAGATGTTTCAGTTTCCGACGAGCCAGGGACAAAGGTCACTGACCAGCCAGATGGATCTGTTCCAAACCGAGCCTTGGCTGAAGCTAATGTCTGTTCGAAGAAGAGGAAGAAGAGGATGCACAGTAAGTCTTCTTCAATAAAGAAAAAGAGGAGTAAGCATTCAactgaagatgaagatgagcagagtgaTTGGAGAGAGGAGTCTCCGCTTAGGACAAGGAAAAACATGTCTGAGGAGAGGAGAGCTCTACACAGGGTACATGAGAG ACAGCGCCACCAGAGTCTGAATGATGCGATTCAGGAACTAGTGAAGGTACTGCCTCCTGGTGATGTCTACAGGAATGTTACCAAG TTCAACGTGTTACGAAAGGCTAACGACTACATTGATTTCCTGCAATCCAAAATTAATAAGCTCTGCTTAGCCGAAAGTATTGAGCAGAAGAGAGAAGATTGCTGGCTCAGCTTCAATGTACCACTGAAGGCAACAATTG aTGGAAAGGAACTGAAAGTTCCTGCATCCACCCCGATCAGTCCCAAACTACTATGTGATATCAAAAGGTCAGCTAAGATTGTCTCCGTCAATCAGCAGGCTGACAAATTTGCATGGAGACCAGACAAAGTGAGAACACCTCAAACACCACTGCCAAGGTACTCTGGATTGCGATCGAAAAAGATTCCTCATGAGAAACCAAATCCTTTTGTCACCCAAAACACCCCTGCATACGGATTTTATAAGGATGTTCCCTACAAATGTTTCTCTAAGATTCCGGAGAAGCTTCCCCAAAAGGTTCCCCACACAGATTTAGGAGATCACTCCAGCGATGTTCCCTACATGGATCCTGGAAGTTACTCCAAGATGGCGCCCCACAATAATCCAGGAGGTTACTCCAAAAAGGTTTTCCACACAGATCTAGGAGGTCACCCTGAGCATGTTTCACACATGGAGCCTGGAATTTACTCTAAGAATGTTTGTAACAAAAATTCAGGAGTTTCCTCCAAGAGGGTTTCCCGTAGAGATCTAGGAAGTTACTCTGAGAAGGTCCCCCTAATGGATCTAGGAATTCACTCTGTGGATGTTCCACCAATGGATCCTGAAGGTTACTCTAAGAAGGTTGAACACAAAAATCCAAGAAGTAGCTCCGAAGAGGTTTCCCACACAGATCCAGGAGATTACTGTGAGGATGTTCCCCACACAATTTCAGGAAGTTACTCTGAGAAGGTGCCCCACAATAATCCAGGAGGTTATTCAAAGATGGTTCCCAACACAAATCTAGGTTACTCCGTAAAGGTTCCCCACAAAGATCCAGGAGGTTTCTCTAGGGAAGTTTCCCACATGGATCTTAGCCCTCCAACTCCCCAAAATGAAGACGTGTTTGAAAGTGACCAAGGGGAATTAGTTGTTGATGAAGAGCAAATGCCCCCCAGAAAAAGTGACGTAGTGGAAATTGACAATCTTTGCACTTTTAAACAAATACCAAAGGAGTCATCAGTTTCCCTTCCCATTGTTTCACGAATGTCATCCCAGCGCCGCAAAATGAAAAACCCTTGTCAGAGGAAGGTAGCATCATTAGGCCATGCTCCATCGACGTCTCTTGACAGAGAACAGAGGAAGAGACTTCTGGATTACTATATCAGTGGAGATTCCTCACCTGATTCAGCATACTCAGCGCCTGCTAATATGTTTAGACCAGGTTGGCTATCTCCTTCTTCTGCTAATGCTAAGTCAGGGTCTAATGTAGAATCTGAGGGAGAAACATCCTTTCAGACTCCATCTTCTAATCACCTAGAACATTCTTACTCTGCTGATTCCCGTCAATCATACCCCAACAGTGAAGCAAGATTACCAAGTGAGCTTTCCTCAGTCAGTGATAATGTCAACCAACCCGTAGAATCCTCTCAAGATAATTCACCAGAGATCATGGCTTCACAGGTGAAGACTCACAGTACTGGACCAGGCTATCTGTGTGCAAGTGATCGTTTTGTCAGTTATTGCCAGATTGACCAAGATCACAAGTCCAATGCTACCTCAACAGCAAGGCCAACTAAGGAGACCACTTTAGTCAAGAATGGTGATCTTGGTTGTTCTCGTGTGTTGCAAACAAAGGAATTaactcagccaatgatagccacACCAGTTCCTCTCTTATATTCCAATATTAATGACTCCACAAACCCTTCAGCCAAGTCTACTTCTCTCATGGGAACGGCTTCTAATGATACGGCTACCACAACACCTTGTCGTTCCTTGACCTCATCTAGTTCCCTTCCCCCAGCAGAAGCATCTTTCTTGCCATCTTCAAATATGATGACCACGACAACTTCAGGAATTGTTCCTAACCTATACTCTTCAGCCACGGCAACTGCTCTTGTAAATCAGTCGACCACAACAGGTGCTACATTTCCATCACAGATCATTAAGATGTCAAAATCTAGTGAAAACAAGGTTCTTCATTATTCAATCATATTGCCAACTTCCATCGTGAATCCATCAACAGTACCAACACTCCAGCCAACTCTGACAAAGCAGCCAATATTGTCAAGAAAGACTGAATCACTTCAGTCTTTTACCTTCATGCCATCAACCCTTGCACAGTATTCACAAGCAGCCACAACCCCAAAGActccaacttcgtgtgagacaGCTCTGCTTCAATACTCCACAGTCTATCCTGCTGCACCGGTACATCAATCAGCGAAACCTGCCAAACTCCCTATCAGGAACAACTGGACATCTCAAACCAGCAGTTCTGGATCACATCGTTACCTAACCTTCGTGCCAACTACTCAGATGCCAAAGAACAAATCAGCAACGAACCTGCCATCTACATCCTTCCGGACAAGCGTGGTACCAGAACAACCTACAGTCTTGCCAGATGCTGTAGTGCGCCATTGCGGTGTACCCAACAAGAATGCGGCATTGCTGTCATCTGCCAAGACTCTTCATTACTCTACAGTCCTACCTAACACTCAGATATATTATACAACAGCTACCAGCAAAGTCATAACAACTCAGCACTTAAGAACAACTACTGCAAGCGTAGCACCTCTGCTATTTTCAAACACTGTTGTATGTCAGTCGACAGCAGCATCTACTGTGCCAGTTCAGAAGATGCTGATGACTTCACGTGAGAATACCCTCCTCCAGAGCCCAACTGTTTTCTCATCTTTAATGACACAACGTGATTCAGAGAAACTCACTTTTATGCCGACATCTCATCAACAAGTAGCTTCCACATCCACATTGCCAGTTCCATGTTCAGTTGACAAGACATCAGCTTCTCATTGTGCTGCTCCAGTGCTATCTAAAGTGACCACCTCAACCAtggccactgccactgccatgACAACCAACACGACCCCTGTCTCAAGGACTCTTCctcaaattttgccaaatacTATCTTGCATCATACCACAGTCCCAACTACCCAGCCTCTTGAAACAGCACAGATAATGACTGCATGTGAGACGGCAAAGAATTATGTGACAGCTACCACTTCAAGTCAGACCACTGTATCACCCACATCGACAACCTCAGAACAGACCACCCCTCAGGGTTTTGTCCCCATTCAACCAGCCACCACCGAATCCACCGATACTGCACCAACGGCTCCAGCTTTCCAACAGGTGACAATCTATGAAGCTGCTGTAGACGTGATACCGCAG AATAACCAAGCTACAGTAGCCATCGCCCAAACATTGGTGGTCGATGCTAGTTGTCTTCAGTTTGAGGAGTCTGAGAGTCCGCTAGAGATTCCCAGTGGAAGTGAGTCTCCCACCTTGACCCCCACAGCGGCCTCTGGTTGCTCCTTACGTCGCTCTTGGATAAATGGATATCAACTCTTCACCAAAGTTAACCATCCAAAGTTCAGGGA AAAGTGGCCCGAATTGCAAGGACGAGATATTACAAAACTATTGGGCCAGGTGTGGAAAGAACTACCAGGAGACTCCAAGAAACACTACAG TCGCAGAGCTTGTGAGTGGAACCAGTGGCACCGAAGAAAGAGAGAACCTAAAAACAAACGAGGCAAAGAAGAATAG
- the LOC139934943 gene encoding uncharacterized protein isoform X1: MVFKCVCHDSLQKDVEECGGEQTTLPDSNCRPEPVPCAAVEGYCTGGFVIEKRGEAHLSLEAMQESPITSNLKGNRQLRKSVRLSTKLSKSSKKPKTECEGDADVSVSDEPGTKVTDQPDGSVPNRALAEANVCSKKRKKRMHSKSSSIKKKRSKHSTEDEDEQSDWREESPLRTRKNMSEERRALHRVHERQRHQSLNDAIQELVKVLPPGDVYRNVTKFNVLRKANDYIDFLQSKINKLCLAESIEQKREDCWLSFNVPLKATIDGKELKVPASTPISPKLLCDIKRSAKIVSVNQQADKFAWRPDKVRTPQTPLPRYSGLRSKKIPHEKPNPFVTQNTPAYGFYKDVPYKCFSKIPEKLPQKVPHTDLGDHSSDVPYMDPGSYSKMAPHNNPGGYSKKVFHTDLGGHPEHVSHMEPGIYSKNVCNKNSGVSSKRVSRRDLGSYSEKVPLMDLGIHSVDVPPMDPEGYSKKVEHKNPRSSSEEVSHTDPGDYCEDVPHTISGSYSEKVPHNNPGGYSKMVPNTNLGYSVKVPHKDPGGFSREVSHMDLSPPTPQNEDVFESDQGELVVDEEQMPPRKSDVVEIDNLCTFKQIPKESSVSLPIVSRMSSQRRKMKNPCQRKVASLGHAPSTSLDREQRKRLLDYYISGDSSPDSAYSAPANMFRPGWLSPSSANAKSGSNVESEGETSFQTPSSNHLEHSYSADSRQSYPNSEARLPSELSSVSDNVNQPVESSQDNSPEIMASQVKTHSTGPGYLCASDRFVSYCQIDQDHKSNATSTARPTKETTLVKNGDLGCSRVLQTKELTQPMIATPVPLLYSNINDSTNPSAKSTSLMGTASNDTATTTPCRSLTSSSSLPPAEASFLPSSNMMTTTTSGIVPNLYSSATATALVNQSTTTGATFPSQIIKMSKSSENKVLHYSIILPTSIVNPSTVPTLQPTLTKQPILSRKTESLQSFTFMPSTLAQYSQAATTPKTPTSCETALLQYSTVYPAAPVHQSAKPAKLPIRNNWTSQTSSSGSHRYLTFVPTTQMPKNKSATNLPSTSFRTSVVPEQPTVLPDAVVRHCGVPNKNAALLSSAKTLHYSTVLPNTQIYYTTATSKVITTQHLRTTTASVAPLLFSNTVVCQSTAASTVPVQKMLMTSRENTLLQSPTVFSSLMTQRDSEKLTFMPTSHQQVASTSTLPVPCSVDKTSASHCAAPVLSKVTTSTMATATAMTTNTTPVSRTLPQILPNTILHHTTVPTTQPLETAQIMTACETAKNYVTATTSSQTTVSPTSTTSEQTTPQGFVPIQPATTESTDTAPTAPAFQQVTIYEAAVDVIPQNNQATVAIAQTLVVDASCLQFEESESPLEIPSGSESPTLTPTAASGCSLRRSWINGYQLFTKVNHPKFREKWPELQGRDITKLLGQVWKELPGDSKKHYSRRACEWNQWHRRKREPKNKRGKEE; this comes from the exons ATGGTCTTTAAGTGCGTCTGTCATGATTCTCTCCAGAAAGATGTTGAAGAGTGTGGGGGAGAGCAGACAACCTTGCCTGACTCCAACTGTCGTCCTGAACCAGTCCCCTGTGCTGCCGTTGAAGGATACTGCACCGGTGGCTTTGTCATAGAG AAACGAGGCGAGGCTCACCTGTCTTTAGAGGCAATGCAAGAATCCCCAATTACTTCAAACTTGAAGGGCAATAGACAGCTGCGCAAATCTGTCAGG TTAAGCACAAAGCTCAGCAAATCTTCCAAAAAGCCAAAAACCGAATGCGAGGGGGATGCAGATGTTTCAGTTTCCGACGAGCCAGGGACAAAGGTCACTGACCAGCCAGATGGATCTGTTCCAAACCGAGCCTTGGCTGAAGCTAATGTCTGTTCGAAGAAGAGGAAGAAGAGGATGCACAGTAAGTCTTCTTCAATAAAGAAAAAGAGGAGTAAGCATTCAactgaagatgaagatgagcagagtgaTTGGAGAGAGGAGTCTCCGCTTAGGACAAGGAAAAACATGTCTGAGGAGAGGAGAGCTCTACACAGGGTACATGAGAG ACAGCGCCACCAGAGTCTGAATGATGCGATTCAGGAACTAGTGAAGGTACTGCCTCCTGGTGATGTCTACAGGAATGTTACCAAG TTCAACGTGTTACGAAAGGCTAACGACTACATTGATTTCCTGCAATCCAAAATTAATAAGCTCTGCTTAGCCGAAAGTATTGAGCAGAAGAGAGAAGATTGCTGGCTCAGCTTCAATGTACCACTGAAGGCAACAATTG aTGGAAAGGAACTGAAAGTTCCTGCATCCACCCCGATCAGTCCCAAACTACTATGTGATATCAAAAGGTCAGCTAAGATTGTCTCCGTCAATCAGCAGGCTGACAAATTTGCATGGAGACCAGACAAAGTGAGAACACCTCAAACACCACTGCCAAGGTACTCTGGATTGCGATCGAAAAAGATTCCTCATGAGAAACCAAATCCTTTTGTCACCCAAAACACCCCTGCATACGGATTTTATAAGGATGTTCCCTACAAATGTTTCTCTAAGATTCCGGAGAAGCTTCCCCAAAAGGTTCCCCACACAGATTTAGGAGATCACTCCAGCGATGTTCCCTACATGGATCCTGGAAGTTACTCCAAGATGGCGCCCCACAATAATCCAGGAGGTTACTCCAAAAAGGTTTTCCACACAGATCTAGGAGGTCACCCTGAGCATGTTTCACACATGGAGCCTGGAATTTACTCTAAGAATGTTTGTAACAAAAATTCAGGAGTTTCCTCCAAGAGGGTTTCCCGTAGAGATCTAGGAAGTTACTCTGAGAAGGTCCCCCTAATGGATCTAGGAATTCACTCTGTGGATGTTCCACCAATGGATCCTGAAGGTTACTCTAAGAAGGTTGAACACAAAAATCCAAGAAGTAGCTCCGAAGAGGTTTCCCACACAGATCCAGGAGATTACTGTGAGGATGTTCCCCACACAATTTCAGGAAGTTACTCTGAGAAGGTGCCCCACAATAATCCAGGAGGTTATTCAAAGATGGTTCCCAACACAAATCTAGGTTACTCCGTAAAGGTTCCCCACAAAGATCCAGGAGGTTTCTCTAGGGAAGTTTCCCACATGGATCTTAGCCCTCCAACTCCCCAAAATGAAGACGTGTTTGAAAGTGACCAAGGGGAATTAGTTGTTGATGAAGAGCAAATGCCCCCCAGAAAAAGTGACGTAGTGGAAATTGACAATCTTTGCACTTTTAAACAAATACCAAAGGAGTCATCAGTTTCCCTTCCCATTGTTTCACGAATGTCATCCCAGCGCCGCAAAATGAAAAACCCTTGTCAGAGGAAGGTAGCATCATTAGGCCATGCTCCATCGACGTCTCTTGACAGAGAACAGAGGAAGAGACTTCTGGATTACTATATCAGTGGAGATTCCTCACCTGATTCAGCATACTCAGCGCCTGCTAATATGTTTAGACCAGGTTGGCTATCTCCTTCTTCTGCTAATGCTAAGTCAGGGTCTAATGTAGAATCTGAGGGAGAAACATCCTTTCAGACTCCATCTTCTAATCACCTAGAACATTCTTACTCTGCTGATTCCCGTCAATCATACCCCAACAGTGAAGCAAGATTACCAAGTGAGCTTTCCTCAGTCAGTGATAATGTCAACCAACCCGTAGAATCCTCTCAAGATAATTCACCAGAGATCATGGCTTCACAGGTGAAGACTCACAGTACTGGACCAGGCTATCTGTGTGCAAGTGATCGTTTTGTCAGTTATTGCCAGATTGACCAAGATCACAAGTCCAATGCTACCTCAACAGCAAGGCCAACTAAGGAGACCACTTTAGTCAAGAATGGTGATCTTGGTTGTTCTCGTGTGTTGCAAACAAAGGAATTaactcagccaatgatagccacACCAGTTCCTCTCTTATATTCCAATATTAATGACTCCACAAACCCTTCAGCCAAGTCTACTTCTCTCATGGGAACGGCTTCTAATGATACGGCTACCACAACACCTTGTCGTTCCTTGACCTCATCTAGTTCCCTTCCCCCAGCAGAAGCATCTTTCTTGCCATCTTCAAATATGATGACCACGACAACTTCAGGAATTGTTCCTAACCTATACTCTTCAGCCACGGCAACTGCTCTTGTAAATCAGTCGACCACAACAGGTGCTACATTTCCATCACAGATCATTAAGATGTCAAAATCTAGTGAAAACAAGGTTCTTCATTATTCAATCATATTGCCAACTTCCATCGTGAATCCATCAACAGTACCAACACTCCAGCCAACTCTGACAAAGCAGCCAATATTGTCAAGAAAGACTGAATCACTTCAGTCTTTTACCTTCATGCCATCAACCCTTGCACAGTATTCACAAGCAGCCACAACCCCAAAGActccaacttcgtgtgagacaGCTCTGCTTCAATACTCCACAGTCTATCCTGCTGCACCGGTACATCAATCAGCGAAACCTGCCAAACTCCCTATCAGGAACAACTGGACATCTCAAACCAGCAGTTCTGGATCACATCGTTACCTAACCTTCGTGCCAACTACTCAGATGCCAAAGAACAAATCAGCAACGAACCTGCCATCTACATCCTTCCGGACAAGCGTGGTACCAGAACAACCTACAGTCTTGCCAGATGCTGTAGTGCGCCATTGCGGTGTACCCAACAAGAATGCGGCATTGCTGTCATCTGCCAAGACTCTTCATTACTCTACAGTCCTACCTAACACTCAGATATATTATACAACAGCTACCAGCAAAGTCATAACAACTCAGCACTTAAGAACAACTACTGCAAGCGTAGCACCTCTGCTATTTTCAAACACTGTTGTATGTCAGTCGACAGCAGCATCTACTGTGCCAGTTCAGAAGATGCTGATGACTTCACGTGAGAATACCCTCCTCCAGAGCCCAACTGTTTTCTCATCTTTAATGACACAACGTGATTCAGAGAAACTCACTTTTATGCCGACATCTCATCAACAAGTAGCTTCCACATCCACATTGCCAGTTCCATGTTCAGTTGACAAGACATCAGCTTCTCATTGTGCTGCTCCAGTGCTATCTAAAGTGACCACCTCAACCAtggccactgccactgccatgACAACCAACACGACCCCTGTCTCAAGGACTCTTCctcaaattttgccaaatacTATCTTGCATCATACCACAGTCCCAACTACCCAGCCTCTTGAAACAGCACAGATAATGACTGCATGTGAGACGGCAAAGAATTATGTGACAGCTACCACTTCAAGTCAGACCACTGTATCACCCACATCGACAACCTCAGAACAGACCACCCCTCAGGGTTTTGTCCCCATTCAACCAGCCACCACCGAATCCACCGATACTGCACCAACGGCTCCAGCTTTCCAACAGGTGACAATCTATGAAGCTGCTGTAGACGTGATACCGCAG AATAACCAAGCTACAGTAGCCATCGCCCAAACATTGGTGGTCGATGCTAGTTGTCTTCAGTTTGAGGAGTCTGAGAGTCCGCTAGAGATTCCCAGTGGAAGTGAGTCTCCCACCTTGACCCCCACAGCGGCCTCTGGTTGCTCCTTACGTCGCTCTTGGATAAATGGATATCAACTCTTCACCAAAGTTAACCATCCAAAGTTCAGGGA AAAGTGGCCCGAATTGCAAGGACGAGATATTACAAAACTATTGGGCCAGGTGTGGAAAGAACTACCAGGAGACTCCAAGAAACACTACAG TCGCAGAGCTTGTGAGTGGAACCAGTGGCACCGAAGAAAGAGAGAACCTAAAAACAAACGAGGCAAAGAAGAATAG